The genomic DNA tatattcaaaactgtccatttgcgtcatagtcactaaattatttatatcttaagctacagaatcGAAATTAAAattcgctaattttccctgaaactatacttaattatcttattaccataaaattttcagaatttttggcttagccaataagtacagtttattctttaaaattgtCCCTGTTACTCACATCAtgattccgacccttcttcactaagaattaattatcttatCGCAtgcgagattcggatgatgttcccgcttatttctattgaaaatagactctttaaggattttaaacatataaatttaatcccttaattatttttctccaattttttatgattttctaaagtcagaacaggggaacccaaaatcattctgacattgtctcacaaaacttattatatctcatgatttacaattccattgcttccaccgtttcttctataagaaactagactcaacaagttttaatttcatattttattcatcctctaattagatttctacaatttttggagattcttcaaagttagactattgctgctgtccaaaactgttttagtgcaaaatgttgattttcattttgccccaaattttctGATTCATACAATTaggtccttacttaattaacccctcaattaaactaattttctcaattaatacttttcctagacattataagttatttcataactatttaaattcagaatttccacataaaactctaacttcaaactcttttacaatttaggtcccaaacattcactttctattcaattctttcaataaaatcagcatataaacaatttaaagctctaattctatgtcaaatcatcatatacttccagcacatattcatagaaactttcaatttctttcatagaatcaagaactaatgaattcaacaaatggacctagttgtaaaagtcacaaaaaacacaaaaatttcaagaaataatcaagaattgaacttaattgcagtaaaaatatgaaaaaccagcttaagggaactcttccatggtgtttttgctgatgagaatgcagaaaaataaagagaaatctagataattccactttagccctagctttattaagtaaattttacaattttccaattttgcccttattttcttggtgatttcatgctcttgccgtccagcccaaatagaccttgggtctatttgccttttaaaccctctttcttttatcatttaagctatttaatcatttcccacaattttacatttgatacaatttagtccttttgttcaattagctatcaagactttaaaatttcttgtgaaactttaatactaacttattaacactccataaatatttataaaaatatttatggcttgatttaaaattcccgaggtctcgatacctcattttcaattctaattattttaatatatatatatttgtacatttcactatttcaaaatttttcctaacttcacatttaacttatactcactaaattaataatatttcctaatcatttgtcggatttagtgatctcgaatcactgttccgacaccactgaaaattaggctgttacagcttaggcccagactaaacttgtctgataactgttgtttgattgtatacatgttttttgaggagattacacactgagtttacgtgaACCCACCCCTTCTGTtttatctgtataggtaatccctagAATTAGATGGATCGGTGCGGCGGAGGACTTGACGGTGACCACACGATTATTGAACCGTTTTAATTACAATTATGATattcattttcaatttattttctggggtattttttatgtaaattgggACTTTTTAGCCCCTTTGCTTATGATTTGGATTTTAACTGTTTTCATGAACTTTTGAACTACAACGAAAACTCAGTTTTATTAAACACAACGTTTTTCCTAAACGCGaatgatttaattaaaataacaCGATTTGAAAAGCTTCTGCTATAGAATATGTATTTAAACGAATCAAACTAACAAGATAAATAGTTTTGAAATGGATGAAAGAGAAATAAAGGCTAATAAATGGGAACGAACTTAACTTTATAAGTTCGATTTCAAATCCCATTCCATTTGACATCGCCAAATTCGGCTATAACGTCgaggtcgggtttagggtgttacatacttTACTTTCAATTGGGAAATCAAATCTCTCTTCAATAGAAACCAATAGAATTGTTATTtcagaaaatataatttatacttagaaaataaattctcactattttcggGTGGCAAACACATATTTACAAAGATACTATCCCTTTGTGATATAATGAAATCATGGTTAGTTCCTCATGATTAATTTTTTACCATCAGTCTATGTCCTTTGTAAAAAATAGGGATTCAgtccttatactttaatttgatcaattttagtttttatactttTCAAATCGGTCaattttagtctttgtacttttttaattttaaaattttagtcttgacctAAACAATAGCAGTTAAAATCATTTGGTTAAATTTAATTACTAGTCCTGGCGTACAATTGtaaatttagtccacaatcttcaATTGGATTACtttaagtccctatacttttcgaattttaaaatttcaattttgatgCAAATGACAATCATTAATTTATCAACTGGGTTTTTATTAAGTAATTATGTGGAAATAATAACCAGATATGGCATTTCACTCATATCAAATTTTGAAGACAACAAcataacttaatgaatttaacaattatcatttgatgaaaactaaaattttaaatttaaaaaaatgcttAAGAATAAAAATGGCGAAATATAAACATTGAATTCAACTTGTGCAAAATACAAGTAATTTAACCTTAACCTAACCTTACAAAAGAATCAATTTCAAGCACATTGATTGATTTGAATCAATCAAAATTTTGGACTAAaaagattattaaaaaaattgagGGAAAAAAACAGTTGATAATCTTTAAAGTAGTGTCCAAAATCAAACAaaacatttttttaatattttaaatcaatggtataatttcaattttaatcccTAAACTATGTTCAGAATCTGTATACCTTTATATTGACATGTGGTGCAGAGCCGAcatgctttcttttctttttttcatttttataaaaatagttaattttaattttggtcaTTCTAAATtgcttaaatttgatatttaatatttGTACTTTAATTTCTAACGATtcctatatttttttataatattattaactaGTAAAAGTAGTAAATATCGttaacttttcaattaaaatattacatgattatatataatttgaaagtcaattttaaattcaaaaagtaGAGGGATTAAATTCTTGAAAACAAAAAGTAAGAGGACTAAATTCCAAATGTAGGAAATTTAGAGGTTTACAGTCATGATTGTTTGAATCAGATTGGTCGATTGGATTAGGAACCGATCAAAGCATTGATCCGGAGATAGGCATCAGACAGATTAATCCGCGAACCAAAATGGACCGATTGAACCAAGCGAAAAAATAGATTgaattagtttttatttttatgatttttcaataaTTTCTTAAATCTAACCATATAGATTAAAAGCCTGACCAATTTAACCACCAaccaaattctaaaaattttgctTAAAGTAGATTTTAATCttcaaaatttttactctatTATTTAATGCAAATAAAATAATCAACTCTAACGCATAATGCAAGCGAGAGGGAGGCGAGCCAATAAGATAATCAAAGCATGGGCTAATTTGAAAACTCACATGGATCATATCTATAGCATAATTTTCTCTTCATaatctttaaatattttactttAGAATTTAATACAAACAAACAATCAACGCATAATGCGAGTAAGATTAAACAGGGAGACAAACCAATAAGATAATGAAAACATGGGCTACTAATTTGGAAACTCACATGAATGATATCCTAGTTTCATGATAAGTATGGCATAAATTTGCAACTTTTCAAACTTCTTATTACAATCCTTTTtgactttatttattatttatatcctaatttcaatattttttcgTTGAAAATTACATTTTCTTTAGAAAAATTTCTCTTCGTAATTGTGTAGCTTAAGTAAATTGTTTTGCAAGAAAGGAAGATATTCTAACATTAAACACATGCTAACTTTATCACCAAACTTTTACAAACATACTATTTGTTTTACTTGTTTGGTAGgtcgagatatgaaattaaaattttataattttgaattattatttaacaaaaatatattttataattaaatttaaataatagtaaTTTGAATCCAAATCTAAAGTTAATGGCTCTtcccttttttccttttttcttttttttttttgcaaaattcaACACTATCATCATCatttttttactttattattttaaaaatatatattttatgattaaatttaaataaaaatatttaatagtaATTTGAGTCCAAATCTAAAGTTGATGGctcttcatttttatttttatttttattttgcaaaattcaacattatcatcatcattttttactttatttatttttatatcttaatttcattttcttatttgatttttttcattttgcAAAGTTACTTGTTTTGGATGAAAGATTAATCGTTGGGTTtaatagaaaatgaaagaatataaaaataataattaaggtctaattttaccctcaattttcttttggatttttgaaatttaacccatttactttcaatttcataaatttaatttCTTTGCTTATTTAAAATCAAGGCCAATCTGGTAATTTCATTActatatttttgttaaatttaaatatgtgttatcgACTTGAtattaaatcttaaattaaaacaaatttcTTAATAATATTATCAGTTGAacttcaaataaataaataaattaaattcttaaaagtaaaaataaaatgattaaattcaaaattcaaatagTACAGAGATTGGAGGCATAATTCCACAAATCTAAAATTGATGGTTCTTCAAGCTATAAtccatatttcatacattaattTACAAAAATAAGAGGAGGAAGGAAAAAAACGaacgaaagaaagaaaaagaagagaaaagcctCCCAATTCCAAAATCTTGGAAATTGGTAGACAAAAAAGGAcatataacttttaatttaattcaattcagtccaattccTTCCTTTAATCTACTTTTTTAAATTTGCAAAGATATTTGATGATCATAAGTTATGTTTTAATGGTAAGGGGAGGTAGCTTGGATTCTGTTCTTTCTTTTTTGAAGGAACCTTTGAAGTGATTTCTTCATGGAAAGACCAGCATTAGGGCTACATAATCGAGATGGGGATGTCGATGATGACGATGACGGTGAATCCGGTTCCGATCCTGTTGGAGTTTTTATTCTTTCATCCGTTTCTTGATTTGCCCTCATTAAAATAGCTCTTGCCTGAAATTTTTCGAATTCGGGTAAGTGTCGGATATTTAGAATTATTTTTCAAACaggtaaaattatgattttggtcCCTCTGCTATACCAAAACTAATAGTCTCTAAactttaatttgacataatttgatatcttttattttaataatatcatCAGTTAATCTAAATAGTTAGTTTTGTAACCTATTTCATTTAACATATTGTGtgcttttttcttaaaaaaaacctAATCCAACCAAGGTTTTCTAAATTAGATCAGTGATTGAACCGATTAGACCACTGATTCATTAGTTCggttgatttaattaaaaattcatagtaaaagataaaaacaaaaaattgattTAGATCAATTAATGAAACCTCTTGTTTTGAATCAATACCCTAGCCAGTCCCTGATTCAATCGATCCAACATAGAAAAAATTCATTTAGCATTAGTTGGAACAAGCCTTTCTAAggaaaaattcaaataaacattttAATTGGAATATGGTGTAATCAGGGGTAGGCAGGAGCCTAGGCCCctgaaaatcataaaattttggtTTGATCTCTCTAAAATTATAAAGTTATAAGCTAAATATAAAAATTGCATTTTAAACCCCATAAATTTGCAATTCAATTCCTACCCGTTAATATGAAAATTTTCGCTCCTCCCCTGCTAATGACATTAAAGTAAAGGATAAAACTAAAAAACAGGGACTAAATCCCTAATCCAAACACAATTGAGGAACCAAATCAGGATTAAACCAAAacagaaaaggatgaaattgaaataCCTGAAGCTCTGTAATATCACAAACGCAAACTCTTCCATTATAGAAAATTGTTAGCTGCTGCTGTTGATTTTGTGGGCTTCTTTTGCTCTCTTCCACCCTACATTCACATTAAAAAGAATACAAAATCGATTAATCTCCATATGAAAAAAAATTGCAGAAATAATgaagaacatatatatatatgtatatatgcacaTACATGTTTTGACGATGGCCTGGAAACATACGTGAAGGAAAAAGCTCCAGTTCCAAGTTGCAGTTTCGTCTCATATTGATgattaagaaaaaggactaaattgaatatattttgattttaaaatatgaagaagaagaagaaatttgATGTTTGAAGGGGGAAACTTGGAGGACAAAGGATTTATATATGTGTAAACATTTAACACGTGATGAAAATGAGCTAGAAAAAAATTAGATTGATCTTTTTAATTTAAGCACGTGGAACATGGTTTTTTAAAAATTCCATGAATGAGAAAATCAGGctcgttttttttttgttaaaaaaaaatttaactttaaaaGTAAATCTAAATTTACGGATTTGTCGCTATGGCTTTTAAAGTTTATAGTCGTCGGCAGCAttccaactttttttttttttttaataaaaatataatttttttaatttttgggtaaATTCACAAACGATCACTAAACTAACGTGAAgtttttattttggttaaaaAGAAAATTTGCCACCATAGGTTAAATTTACCACACACCTTTTATGTACTTAATTTTTCcactaaatttttaattttattgaattttccactaatttctatttttaattaaatttaactatgattttgattatttcaaaACAATATTTGACAAAGAttgcaaaattttattttaaaagtccaACTCGTGGGTGCTCTTCAAAGAGATAAATAGCTAATTATAAAATATGTTCCATTTTCATAGTGAGAATCAAACCATAAACCTTAGAATTAAGGGATGAATAGAGCAACTATCACATCACACCTTATATTtaaataactatttttattaatcgttaatattatactatttaatttattatttttaaatattaaaatgtgtttatcGAATTTTAtcttcaatttattttaaaataaatttgaatagtaaaattcaattaaaaattttattttagtagtTGATTGAGTTTTAACTTGGTTGCCATTGACATTATTACTAAATGCAAGAGGACGTAGATTTGAATGTATTAAAATACGTTTATCCTCTCTTATTTAAAGGGTAAGAGTAGTTTTGAACATTACATTCAAACAATATTTTATCAATACATTAATTAATGCAAATGTTTTCCTAGATATTCTTATTATTTCTTTTAGTATAAATCATAGTGCAGTAGAAACTTTTGGTTTAATTATATTGCAAACCCTTGGTTCAAGTATATTtgacttttaaatttaaaaattactatATCAATTACGACAAATAATTTTAGAAATCTGTATTTTTTGATGAACTACAAAAGGAGGATAAAGCTCTACCAGTAACGCGACTAACGCAACTCAAACCCAAACTACATTATCAGGCCAACACACGAAGTTCAAAAATCTGCATATCTTAATATACTACAAaacttgattttatttttataaaattttgaattatgttTTTAAAGTATGGTTATAATTATTGAAGTTACTTTTTCATTTTAAGATGTAATTTGTGGAATATAcaataaaatgtaaatttaaggagaaatgaatataaaatgtaattatggtcaaattttaattttgatccctCTAATATGTtaaaattagggatttaattctTGGACTTTAATTTGATGTGATTTGATTCTCTACTTTTATAATTTCATTAGTTCGTTAGAATTTCGACTCAATTTTTTGCTTAAAAATCCATTCCAAGTCATCATGttgatatgaaatttttgttAGTGTTAGAAAgataacttaaaataaaattcatgtaaACATTTTAATTGAAATGGTTAATGATATTAGCTATTTCTTAAAAAATATGTTAACAATTTGAATTAACTAATCATATTATAAAAGTAGATGGACTGAACTATATCGAATTAAAGTATGTAAACTAAATCCAAAATTTGAACATAGTAGAAGGATCAAAACCATAAATTGACCGTTGTCTTTTAGACTTTTTATTTTTACAATCTTTCAATTTTACAGTATGTAACCCCTCCGCCAGCACAGGCTCGCTTGCCAGCAGACTCATCACATCGCATTAATTGTGCCCACCGTCTTTATAATTCTACGATCTAATCACGTCTTGCCATCCCTTATTGATAACACATCATTCCCAATCAAAACTCAGTCACGGTTGgattaaaattgatttaattgatggaatttaattcaatcaaaattagttaatgatttttaaaattttaattatcagATAATTTGGAttgaaattgaataattaattgaattaatcaaaataaataatatattatatattttaacattagcAAATGAATGTTATAATGTTTTTGTTTTCACCTCTATTTGAAGTTTTTAAactattaaaaaggaaaataaacattaacaatgtaattttttatatattttatacttattttaattaaaaacaaaacatataAATTGGTTAATCGATCGAATTAATCGAAATATTTTAATTCGGTTAATGTATTTGAAAAAAACTTCAGTTTGGTCAACAATTAAAAACTTTTACATTTCGAATAATTCAGTTAATGATAATTCGATTTAAATATTAACCGAATCGATCATTTAAACACCCCTAACACCAACCTTTTCTTCGCCTACAGAATACCACTAAGTCAATACTCCAAAAAACTTTGACCAAGTTCCCTTCACTGAATTGTCTTTAGTCATTGATTCCTACACTCATGGTTGTTAGAATCATGTTGGATTAGTTGATTGGACCAAAAATTGACTAAGTATTGTCTCGAAGAGAGATTTTACATCAGTTGATTTGGAATCAACACAAATTAATTCAATCAAGTAAAAAATTAATTGAACCAAATATCAAATCGATTGAATcggattgtttatttatttttaaattttttaatggtTTATTTATTAAACCAATTAGACCGAAAAATCGGTTACTTAACCAGTTAGACCATAAATTTGGTTCTGAAAATCTTACTAAAGCCCAACAAGAAGTTCAAAAACAttactaatgatgaattgaatatTTTTGGTATAATATCTTATTTGACCTTcaaactttacaaaaaaaaaaaaccttccatTTAGTTTTCACATCTTTTAGTCCTTATGTTGTTTTGTCAATTAACCTTAAAATGAATGGAAAAGCCAACAATGTTAACTTTTTTAACATGACATCCACATGTACACCATGTGTACCTCACATTAGtaactaattaattttttaaaagttaaaaattatacttttaataatgttaataatttatttaataattttaaaattttaaatattaaaaaataattaattattaatatgatATCCACATGCTAATCCTTACATATGTCATGTCAATAAAATTAATGAGACATTAATTTTTTCATCCATTTTGGGATGATTTGATAAATAACACAAATTTAAAGGTTAAAAGaggtaattaattaaataaaaagtaaaataattattttataaagttaaaggatcaaataaatcattataccgATATTTTGTCATGAATATGTAATCGCATGAACTAAAATTGAATAATATGTTGATAAATTGATATATCATGAAGCATAACAAAATTACACTTAATTTTAGAATATATTTacttacaaataaaaataataatgtggtGTACCATTGTATACCCAAATTTATCAAATCAAATAAAAACCCtactattaatataaaataaaaattctaaaatatgacATTTAATTGGTTGGGTagagtttttattattattatttctaatttaGTTGTTTGagtattaaaatattttgtttattatTAATCTATAATTATGGACTCCAttattaacttaatttaattaattatattatagatatagtttatttaatttaattatcatattatATATCTTATTTTTAATCCCATCATATAATaatttgatttaatatatatgtaattgatcttatgaatTAATATATTTCTAGAAAACACATTAAAATTTCCACCatgttaaaaacaaaagaaagaaaatgctATATTCATAGCACGTGAATAATGTTTTTATTAATCACATGATTCTTTTATGGGTTTTGATATGAAAGTTAGGTGATGGTTTTATGACAAGATTTTGAAGAGGCAAGCAAAGCAAGTTGTTGCATGAATGattaaaatatggaatttaatcAATCCGTATTAGTCTGATAGTTAGGGTGTTCATCATTTCAGGTGTGATTTGGGTTCAAATTGCCTTAATCACGTTGCTGTTAgggttcaattttaaaaatatatgaaatttaatATCTACCATAAAATATATTTAGACATATAATCAAGACACATGGTGGGACTTAATCGAAATAAATATGGAAAGAATTTGCATATAATTTACACAGGGTGAGACTTGAACtcgaattttaaaaattctaaaacctCAAACTTACAATTAAGCCAAAATTTAATCAAGTGTTCCCAATATTTGGtttaacaaattcaaaatattcatTTTAGCAATCTCCACAATTATTCTCTTGAATCCCCTCTCGTGCAAGTTGCAAGCCATCAAAAGCAACCTAAATTTGTGCTTGCTAAGTTGTAACGATACTAATGTTCATGCAAAAGCCAAACAATCATTTTCCTTCTGCATCTTGCATGATATCTCCTATAGAACCCCCATGGCCCCATTTGAATTCAGCTTCACCCACCCAAATTCAAGTGTCTCTCATTAAACCCGTCTAGTCACTTCAACATTTTGGTTCGCAACCCTTGATGTAGTCACAAAGATTTGTTTT from Gossypium arboreum isolate Shixiya-1 chromosome 9, ASM2569848v2, whole genome shotgun sequence includes the following:
- the LOC108456439 gene encoding protein TIFY 5A-like, whose protein sequence is MRRNCNLELELFPSRMFPGHRQNMVEESKRSPQNQQQQLTIFYNGRVCVCDITELQARAILMRANQETDERIKTPTGSEPDSPSSSSSTSPSRLCSPNAGLSMKKSLQRFLQKRKNRIQATSPYH